The proteins below are encoded in one region of Neodiprion virginianus isolate iyNeoVirg1 chromosome 7, iyNeoVirg1.1, whole genome shotgun sequence:
- the LOC124309132 gene encoding aftiphilin isoform X3: MAFPPLVSSTPPPLDNVGDYDDDEFGDFTAGGIDGLSVASDSPAKRVTPTATPIPSQTVSPKLNGFPTAKVKHGAELHLEDEILTVNESADIAAANDLGAKNGRLGESSENPRGEVGGNDDIGVFGNGSNVVPRTIDKSNADLTRNESTDSCESNLVDSPKTGSERDDLSNNLEISEDVEPLSLDLGDLRCFSEVAQKMDDAFYRYSNSKDPSLPQNLAKDISAVAIDNEDEQLEVRFGVESLETEEERNGKESRVGDSMANLYAEENESGVLEGSMSESSLPSDEIMEKNHQSFDEVSTFAGYSHSEDRIPQCQDNSVNENKRQNLERNEDHFKSVFGSRDVETTREVKADVQLVSSNQGDDDFGDFDDFADFSSAPVPATVTEVPERSSAVENQPEDAKFEDFGDFENFGEFKSPPAEFQTPDIGFRESIAKIENKNAANKIEDIITNMFPIVPKIEDTELNGLIQKSDKVWQSVKSIEETSALAYHWSNSASNNVLLSALGIDSRNILFGPRWNHNIPRFAANLGFTPLEPVKASSDMLQPSSSSNGKPQSSPTSEEVPAAQFDWNSSGLVNPLDASRGLSALLPLDLLCPFDPLLTPHCSIHSESYHRHAACTRSSIYYYGTDQPTVQKTSQHHSSDPFHSPLKPSKLLQQAKIIEPLPGPSLADWSRRMEADNGSRAKQGTQKPSGRTSAQIPAKSLLGRNNLLPGSRNESIGQGESSKVESCKLENSRKSLANQRDNAVQLEHIVTDRFGRPMTVRQETVKVLKQLPDLSFLSARTLMYNPEQKQIVQDLGAMINRKMPG; the protein is encoded by the exons ATGGCCTTCCCACCACTCGTCAGCTCTACTCCCCCGCCTCTCGACAACGTCGGTGactacgacgacgacgaattCGGGGATTTCACAGCTGGAGGCATTGACG GCCTTTCCGTCGCCTCAGATTCACCGGCAAAGCGAGTGACCCCAACGGCGACACCGATACCTTCCCAAACTGTGTCTCCAAAGCTGAACGGGTTTCCCACGGCGAAAGTGAAGCACGGCGCAGAGCTTCATTTGGAAGATGAGATCTTGACCGTGAATGAAAGTGCCGATATTGCGGCGGCAAATGATTTAGGCGCAAAGAATGGGAGACTCGGCGAGAGCAGTGAGAATCCTAGGGGCGAAGTAGGAGGAAATGATGATATCGGCGTCTTTGGCAACGGAAGCAACGTTGTTCCACGGACAATCGACAAGAGCAATGCTGATCTCACGAGAAATGAGTCAACTGATAGCTGCGAGAGCAACTTGGTCGATAGCCCAAAGACTGGCAGTGAGAGGGATGatttgtcaaataatttaGAAATCAGTGAGGATGTCGAACCTCTCAGTCTTGACCTTGGTGATCTGAGGTGTTTTTCCGAAGTCGCACAAAAGATGGACGATGCTTTTTACAGGTACAGCAATTCCAAGGATCCCTCGCTGCCTCAAAATCTTGCTAAGG ATATAAGCGCTGTAGCTATTGACAACGAGGATGAACAGCTTGAGGTTAGATTTGGTGTTGAAAGCTTAGAGACTGAGGAAGAGAGAAACGGCAAAGAGTCGAGGGTCGGTGATTCGATGGCGAATTTATATGCTGAGGAAAACGAGAGCGGTGTATTGGAGGGTAGCATGTCTGAGTCATCATTGCCAAGCGATGAAATTATGGAGAAAAATCATCAGAGCTTTGACGAAGTTTCTACTTTTGCCGGGTATTCTCATTCTGAGGATAGAATACCACAATGCCAAGATAATTCAGTGAATGAAAACAAGCGGCAAAATTTGGAGAGAAACGAGGATCATTTCAAGTCTGTTTTTGGATCGAGAGATGTGGAAACGACCCGGGAAGTCAAGGCGGATGTGCAGCTAGTCAGTAGTAATCAGGGAGACGATGATTTTGGGGATTTTGACGACTTTGCCGACTTTTCAAGTGCCCCTGTACCCGCAACGGTGACCGAAGTTCCCGAGCGGAGTTCGGCCGTGGAAAATCAGCCCGAGGACGCAAAGTTCGAGGATTTCGGGGACTTTGAAAACTTTGGCGAGTTCAAGTCTCCGCCGGCTGAATTCCAAACGCCTGATATTGGTTTCCGGGAATCGATTGCCaaaattgagaataaaaat GCGGCGAACAAAATAGAAGATATAATTACAAACATGTTTCCTATCGTGCCCAAAATCGAGGATACGGAATTGAATGGTCTCATTCAAAAGTCTGACAAGGTTTGGCAGAGTGTAAAGAGCATTGAGGAGACCAGCGCCCTTGCTTATCACTGGTCAAATAGCGCTAGCAATAATGTTCTGCTCAGTGCGCTTGGCATTGACTCAAGGAACATA CTCTTTGGCCCAAGATGGAACCACAACATTCCAAGATTTGCTGCCAATCTGGGCTTCACGCCGTTGGAGCCCGTAAAAGCTTCTAGCGATATGCTGCAGCCGTCGTCATCGTCGAATGGAAAGCCGCAGAGTTCACCGACCTCGGAA GAAGTTCCTGCCGCCCAGTTTGATTGGAACAGTTCCGGCCTGGTGAATCCACTGGATGCAA GCAGAGGGCTGTCTGCCCTTCTCCCACTGGATTTATTGTGCCCTTTTGATCCCCTCCTGACGCCTCACTGCTCTATACACTCCGAATCCTATCACCGTCACGCCGCTTGTACCAGGAGCTCCATATACTACT ATGGAACAGATCAGCCGACGGTGCAGAAAACGAGTCAACATCATTCCTCTGATCCTTTCCACAGTCCTTTGAAGCCGTCTAAGTTGCTTCAGCAAGCTAAAATAATTGAACCCTTGCCCGGACCGAGCCTCGCTGACTGGAGCAGAAGAATGGAAGCTGATAACGGTTCAAGGGCGAAGCAGGGAACACAAAAGCCTTCGGGACGAACATCCGCACAGATCCCCGCCAAGTCGTTGTTAGGTCGAAACAATTTGTTGCCAGGAAGTAGGAACGAGTCGATAGGACAAGGAGAATCTAGCAAGGTAGAATCAtgtaaattagaaaatagtAGAAAATCATTGGCGAATCAAAGAGACAACGCAGTTCAGCTGGAGCATATCGTCACGGATAGGTTCGGCAGGCCTATGACCGTCAGGCAAGAGACTGTTAAAGTGTTGAAACAGCTGCCCGACCTGTCGTTCCTCAGTGCTAGAACGTTGATGTATAATCCGGAGCAAAAGCAAATCGTACAGGATCTCGGTGCTatgattaatcgaaaaatgcCCGGCTGA
- the LOC124309132 gene encoding aftiphilin isoform X1, with protein sequence MAFPPLVSSTPPPLDNVGDYDDDEFGDFTAGGIDGLSVASDSPAKRVTPTATPIPSQTVSPKLNGFPTAKVKHGAELHLEDEILTVNESADIAAANDLGAKNGRLGESSENPRGEVGGNDDIGVFGNGSNVVPRTIDKSNADLTRNESTDSCESNLVDSPKTGSERDDLSNNLEISEDVEPLSLDLGDLRCFSEVAQKMDDAFYRYSNSKDPSLPQNLAKGNLITVYNPPGLKEDIEKLEEHPQVVCNEKTGYGEDNFTQFISSDELPKEENDSDPVFEPSLALFSVDISAVAIDNEDEQLEVRFGVESLETEEERNGKESRVGDSMANLYAEENESGVLEGSMSESSLPSDEIMEKNHQSFDEVSTFAGYSHSEDRIPQCQDNSVNENKRQNLERNEDHFKSVFGSRDVETTREVKADVQLVSSNQGDDDFGDFDDFADFSSAPVPATVTEVPERSSAVENQPEDAKFEDFGDFENFGEFKSPPAEFQTPDIGFRESIAKIENKNAANKIEDIITNMFPIVPKIEDTELNGLIQKSDKVWQSVKSIEETSALAYHWSNSASNNVLLSALGIDSRNILFGPRWNHNIPRFAANLGFTPLEPVKASSDMLQPSSSSNGKPQSSPTSEEVPAAQFDWNSSGLVNPLDASRGLSALLPLDLLCPFDPLLTPHCSIHSESYHRHAACTRSSIYYYGTDQPTVQKTSQHHSSDPFHSPLKPSKLLQQAKIIEPLPGPSLADWSRRMEADNGSRAKQGTQKPSGRTSAQIPAKSLLGRNNLLPGSRNESIGQGESSKVESCKLENSRKSLANQRDNAVQLEHIVTDRFGRPMTVRQETVKVLKQLPDLSFLSARTLMYNPEQKQIVQDLGAMINRKMPG encoded by the exons ATGGCCTTCCCACCACTCGTCAGCTCTACTCCCCCGCCTCTCGACAACGTCGGTGactacgacgacgacgaattCGGGGATTTCACAGCTGGAGGCATTGACG GCCTTTCCGTCGCCTCAGATTCACCGGCAAAGCGAGTGACCCCAACGGCGACACCGATACCTTCCCAAACTGTGTCTCCAAAGCTGAACGGGTTTCCCACGGCGAAAGTGAAGCACGGCGCAGAGCTTCATTTGGAAGATGAGATCTTGACCGTGAATGAAAGTGCCGATATTGCGGCGGCAAATGATTTAGGCGCAAAGAATGGGAGACTCGGCGAGAGCAGTGAGAATCCTAGGGGCGAAGTAGGAGGAAATGATGATATCGGCGTCTTTGGCAACGGAAGCAACGTTGTTCCACGGACAATCGACAAGAGCAATGCTGATCTCACGAGAAATGAGTCAACTGATAGCTGCGAGAGCAACTTGGTCGATAGCCCAAAGACTGGCAGTGAGAGGGATGatttgtcaaataatttaGAAATCAGTGAGGATGTCGAACCTCTCAGTCTTGACCTTGGTGATCTGAGGTGTTTTTCCGAAGTCGCACAAAAGATGGACGATGCTTTTTACAGGTACAGCAATTCCAAGGATCCCTCGCTGCCTCAAAATCTTGCTAAGGGTAATTTAATCACGGTATACAATCCACCTGGTCTCAAAGAAGacattgaaaaattagaagaacATCCCCAAGTTGTTTGTAACGAGAAAACTGGTTATGGGGAGGATAATTTTACTCAATTTATTTCGTCCGATGAACTCCCTAAGGAAGAAAACGACTCAGATCCCGTATTTGAACCTAGTTTGGCCCTTTTCTCTGTAGATATAAGCGCTGTAGCTATTGACAACGAGGATGAACAGCTTGAGGTTAGATTTGGTGTTGAAAGCTTAGAGACTGAGGAAGAGAGAAACGGCAAAGAGTCGAGGGTCGGTGATTCGATGGCGAATTTATATGCTGAGGAAAACGAGAGCGGTGTATTGGAGGGTAGCATGTCTGAGTCATCATTGCCAAGCGATGAAATTATGGAGAAAAATCATCAGAGCTTTGACGAAGTTTCTACTTTTGCCGGGTATTCTCATTCTGAGGATAGAATACCACAATGCCAAGATAATTCAGTGAATGAAAACAAGCGGCAAAATTTGGAGAGAAACGAGGATCATTTCAAGTCTGTTTTTGGATCGAGAGATGTGGAAACGACCCGGGAAGTCAAGGCGGATGTGCAGCTAGTCAGTAGTAATCAGGGAGACGATGATTTTGGGGATTTTGACGACTTTGCCGACTTTTCAAGTGCCCCTGTACCCGCAACGGTGACCGAAGTTCCCGAGCGGAGTTCGGCCGTGGAAAATCAGCCCGAGGACGCAAAGTTCGAGGATTTCGGGGACTTTGAAAACTTTGGCGAGTTCAAGTCTCCGCCGGCTGAATTCCAAACGCCTGATATTGGTTTCCGGGAATCGATTGCCaaaattgagaataaaaat GCGGCGAACAAAATAGAAGATATAATTACAAACATGTTTCCTATCGTGCCCAAAATCGAGGATACGGAATTGAATGGTCTCATTCAAAAGTCTGACAAGGTTTGGCAGAGTGTAAAGAGCATTGAGGAGACCAGCGCCCTTGCTTATCACTGGTCAAATAGCGCTAGCAATAATGTTCTGCTCAGTGCGCTTGGCATTGACTCAAGGAACATA CTCTTTGGCCCAAGATGGAACCACAACATTCCAAGATTTGCTGCCAATCTGGGCTTCACGCCGTTGGAGCCCGTAAAAGCTTCTAGCGATATGCTGCAGCCGTCGTCATCGTCGAATGGAAAGCCGCAGAGTTCACCGACCTCGGAA GAAGTTCCTGCCGCCCAGTTTGATTGGAACAGTTCCGGCCTGGTGAATCCACTGGATGCAA GCAGAGGGCTGTCTGCCCTTCTCCCACTGGATTTATTGTGCCCTTTTGATCCCCTCCTGACGCCTCACTGCTCTATACACTCCGAATCCTATCACCGTCACGCCGCTTGTACCAGGAGCTCCATATACTACT ATGGAACAGATCAGCCGACGGTGCAGAAAACGAGTCAACATCATTCCTCTGATCCTTTCCACAGTCCTTTGAAGCCGTCTAAGTTGCTTCAGCAAGCTAAAATAATTGAACCCTTGCCCGGACCGAGCCTCGCTGACTGGAGCAGAAGAATGGAAGCTGATAACGGTTCAAGGGCGAAGCAGGGAACACAAAAGCCTTCGGGACGAACATCCGCACAGATCCCCGCCAAGTCGTTGTTAGGTCGAAACAATTTGTTGCCAGGAAGTAGGAACGAGTCGATAGGACAAGGAGAATCTAGCAAGGTAGAATCAtgtaaattagaaaatagtAGAAAATCATTGGCGAATCAAAGAGACAACGCAGTTCAGCTGGAGCATATCGTCACGGATAGGTTCGGCAGGCCTATGACCGTCAGGCAAGAGACTGTTAAAGTGTTGAAACAGCTGCCCGACCTGTCGTTCCTCAGTGCTAGAACGTTGATGTATAATCCGGAGCAAAAGCAAATCGTACAGGATCTCGGTGCTatgattaatcgaaaaatgcCCGGCTGA
- the LOC124309132 gene encoding aftiphilin isoform X2, with amino-acid sequence MAFPPLVSSTPPPLDNVGDYDDDEFGDFTAGGIDGLSVASDSPAKRVTPTATPIPSQTVSPKLNGFPTAKVKHGAELHLEDEILTVNESADIAAANDLGAKNGRLGESSENPRGEVGGNDDIGVFGNGSNVVPRTIDKSNADLTRNESTDSCESNLVDSPKTGSERDDLSNNLEISEDVEPLSLDLGDLRCFSEVAQKMDDAFYRYSNSKDPSLPQNLAKGNLITVYNPPGLKEDIEKLEEHPQVVCNEKTGYGEDNFTQFISSDELPKEENDSDPVFEPSLALFSVDISAVAIDNEDEQLEVRFGVESLETEEERNGKESRVGDSMANLYAEENESGVLEGSMSESSLPSDEIMEKNHQSFDEVSTFAGYSHSEDRIPQCQDNSVNENKRQNLERNEDHFKSVFGSRDVETTREVKADVQLVSSNQGDDDFGDFDDFADFSSAPVPATVTEVPERSSAVENQPEDAKFEDFGDFENFGEFKSPPAEFQTPDIGFRESIAKIENKNAANKIEDIITNMFPIVPKIEDTELNGLIQKSDKVWQSVKSIEETSALAYHWSNSASNNVLLSALGIDSRNILFGPRWNHNIPRFAANLGFTPLEPVKASSDMLQPSSSSNGKPQSSPTSEEVPAAQFDWNSSGLVNPLDANGTDQPTVQKTSQHHSSDPFHSPLKPSKLLQQAKIIEPLPGPSLADWSRRMEADNGSRAKQGTQKPSGRTSAQIPAKSLLGRNNLLPGSRNESIGQGESSKVESCKLENSRKSLANQRDNAVQLEHIVTDRFGRPMTVRQETVKVLKQLPDLSFLSARTLMYNPEQKQIVQDLGAMINRKMPG; translated from the exons ATGGCCTTCCCACCACTCGTCAGCTCTACTCCCCCGCCTCTCGACAACGTCGGTGactacgacgacgacgaattCGGGGATTTCACAGCTGGAGGCATTGACG GCCTTTCCGTCGCCTCAGATTCACCGGCAAAGCGAGTGACCCCAACGGCGACACCGATACCTTCCCAAACTGTGTCTCCAAAGCTGAACGGGTTTCCCACGGCGAAAGTGAAGCACGGCGCAGAGCTTCATTTGGAAGATGAGATCTTGACCGTGAATGAAAGTGCCGATATTGCGGCGGCAAATGATTTAGGCGCAAAGAATGGGAGACTCGGCGAGAGCAGTGAGAATCCTAGGGGCGAAGTAGGAGGAAATGATGATATCGGCGTCTTTGGCAACGGAAGCAACGTTGTTCCACGGACAATCGACAAGAGCAATGCTGATCTCACGAGAAATGAGTCAACTGATAGCTGCGAGAGCAACTTGGTCGATAGCCCAAAGACTGGCAGTGAGAGGGATGatttgtcaaataatttaGAAATCAGTGAGGATGTCGAACCTCTCAGTCTTGACCTTGGTGATCTGAGGTGTTTTTCCGAAGTCGCACAAAAGATGGACGATGCTTTTTACAGGTACAGCAATTCCAAGGATCCCTCGCTGCCTCAAAATCTTGCTAAGGGTAATTTAATCACGGTATACAATCCACCTGGTCTCAAAGAAGacattgaaaaattagaagaacATCCCCAAGTTGTTTGTAACGAGAAAACTGGTTATGGGGAGGATAATTTTACTCAATTTATTTCGTCCGATGAACTCCCTAAGGAAGAAAACGACTCAGATCCCGTATTTGAACCTAGTTTGGCCCTTTTCTCTGTAGATATAAGCGCTGTAGCTATTGACAACGAGGATGAACAGCTTGAGGTTAGATTTGGTGTTGAAAGCTTAGAGACTGAGGAAGAGAGAAACGGCAAAGAGTCGAGGGTCGGTGATTCGATGGCGAATTTATATGCTGAGGAAAACGAGAGCGGTGTATTGGAGGGTAGCATGTCTGAGTCATCATTGCCAAGCGATGAAATTATGGAGAAAAATCATCAGAGCTTTGACGAAGTTTCTACTTTTGCCGGGTATTCTCATTCTGAGGATAGAATACCACAATGCCAAGATAATTCAGTGAATGAAAACAAGCGGCAAAATTTGGAGAGAAACGAGGATCATTTCAAGTCTGTTTTTGGATCGAGAGATGTGGAAACGACCCGGGAAGTCAAGGCGGATGTGCAGCTAGTCAGTAGTAATCAGGGAGACGATGATTTTGGGGATTTTGACGACTTTGCCGACTTTTCAAGTGCCCCTGTACCCGCAACGGTGACCGAAGTTCCCGAGCGGAGTTCGGCCGTGGAAAATCAGCCCGAGGACGCAAAGTTCGAGGATTTCGGGGACTTTGAAAACTTTGGCGAGTTCAAGTCTCCGCCGGCTGAATTCCAAACGCCTGATATTGGTTTCCGGGAATCGATTGCCaaaattgagaataaaaat GCGGCGAACAAAATAGAAGATATAATTACAAACATGTTTCCTATCGTGCCCAAAATCGAGGATACGGAATTGAATGGTCTCATTCAAAAGTCTGACAAGGTTTGGCAGAGTGTAAAGAGCATTGAGGAGACCAGCGCCCTTGCTTATCACTGGTCAAATAGCGCTAGCAATAATGTTCTGCTCAGTGCGCTTGGCATTGACTCAAGGAACATA CTCTTTGGCCCAAGATGGAACCACAACATTCCAAGATTTGCTGCCAATCTGGGCTTCACGCCGTTGGAGCCCGTAAAAGCTTCTAGCGATATGCTGCAGCCGTCGTCATCGTCGAATGGAAAGCCGCAGAGTTCACCGACCTCGGAA GAAGTTCCTGCCGCCCAGTTTGATTGGAACAGTTCCGGCCTGGTGAATCCACTGGATGCAA ATGGAACAGATCAGCCGACGGTGCAGAAAACGAGTCAACATCATTCCTCTGATCCTTTCCACAGTCCTTTGAAGCCGTCTAAGTTGCTTCAGCAAGCTAAAATAATTGAACCCTTGCCCGGACCGAGCCTCGCTGACTGGAGCAGAAGAATGGAAGCTGATAACGGTTCAAGGGCGAAGCAGGGAACACAAAAGCCTTCGGGACGAACATCCGCACAGATCCCCGCCAAGTCGTTGTTAGGTCGAAACAATTTGTTGCCAGGAAGTAGGAACGAGTCGATAGGACAAGGAGAATCTAGCAAGGTAGAATCAtgtaaattagaaaatagtAGAAAATCATTGGCGAATCAAAGAGACAACGCAGTTCAGCTGGAGCATATCGTCACGGATAGGTTCGGCAGGCCTATGACCGTCAGGCAAGAGACTGTTAAAGTGTTGAAACAGCTGCCCGACCTGTCGTTCCTCAGTGCTAGAACGTTGATGTATAATCCGGAGCAAAAGCAAATCGTACAGGATCTCGGTGCTatgattaatcgaaaaatgcCCGGCTGA
- the LOC124309135 gene encoding uncharacterized protein LOC124309135, whose translation MPRNDVLVTRVTRSQEKKEKILSDKGDTNKPGTNQVPNKFFKSKTLRAAPKKRLMQRTMPKRATRLNQIKNDDSSEFVPSMKQPTLSESFARASVRGKLRPRKEVKNYCDASVLAKSISPDKRKSFVLLENIDFNKGTNKAPVYKSVKTTDKDSEGKESVYEFDFDVNDPKEKVNKGKKKRARRKAATVKKKKTDAKSVVEKLQEPLKQQTKVTEPSKSLTPEDEVGGNVVSLPVGGTVVETKEEGQKTTSVTEDGPCDLPTSKNVPLKSPQLRIAHVEKLTGDRKVSFKSNLSRTGQNSTKFNPFRSTISVFRQRPTLQTQEMMNHSLLNKSLSPIKNETDHFDPASPWRPPTTNELFSIKRMVQSTPQPRRITSTSSSVEFRRIHRILENNENRENVEPTRSSTSPVSRQGESKAVKPLGLRTLNAENIQAGPNISSDASRLGGTRPFTQSSNRAENKVNTGFGDRLYKSPSKNDKVMVGSGLRRKNQEVLRSVTHDDENLPLGEDAKFLKQSKLNSFLNMDEMPESTTINTSHGIFGDSIATPAISEQTLKIPRPVEIENCFGFEDDYSSTRVTPIKFDNKQDRTPVKKVFERPRGRVLSTEKGSSVKTARISLGEIKNTLYPRKETKIDNVETKNDKERKTELDINAIKDSRNQKADVRPTDASNTVKFTDTFDVLSESVQGQETDKSLDAEISLFADMEPVHFTKPPRRSYAKKRERVRYWSSEAEEDDEFENDVENPTRKKKKRQKLTKVAQVENKKIEEWVKSVNNTFREIDEFDLVVEKAP comes from the exons ATGCCGCGAAATGACGTACTCGTCACGAGAGTCACGCGCAGCcaggagaagaaagaaaaaatcttgTCCGACAAGGGAGACACCAATAAGCCAGGGACTAACCAAGTGCCGAATaagttttttaaaagtaaaacaCTGCGCGCTGCGCCTAAGAAGCGCCTAATGCAGAGAACCATGCCAAAACGAGCAACGAGATTGAATCAAATTAAGAATGACGATTCCAGTGAGTTTGTGCCGTCCATGAAACAGCCCACACTGTCGGAGTCCTTCGCACGGGCCTCTGTGCGTGGTAAACTCAGACCACGCAAGGAGGTCAAAAACTATTGCGACGCTTCTGTTTTGGCAAAAAGCATCTCCCCCGACAAGAGAAAGAGTTTTGTATTGCTGGAGAACATTGATTTTAACAAAGGAACCAACAAGGCACCTGTTTATAAATCTGTCAAAACAACAGATAAAGATTCCGAGGGTAAGGAGAGCGTTTATGAATTTGACTTTGACGTCAATGATCCTAAGGAGAAAGTCAACAaggggaaaaagaaacgagcTCGCAGGAAGGCAGCGACtgttaagaagaaaaaaactgatgCCAAAAGCGTTGTTGAGAAACTTCAGGAGCCACTCAAACAGCAGACAAAGGTCACCGAGCCCTCCAAGAGTCTAACGCCGGAAGACGAAGTTGGGGGAAATGTTGTCAGCTTACCAGTTGGTGGAACTGTTGTGGAAACTAAGGAAGAAGGACAGAAAACGACTTCAGTGACTGAAGATGGTCCTTGCGATTTGCCGACGAGCAAGAATGTACCGTTGAAAAGTCCTCAGCTGAGAATAGCACATGTGGAAAAACTAACGGGGGACAGAAAGGTCAGCTTTAAGTCAAATCTGTCAAGAACAGGGCAAAACTCTACAAAATTCAACCCGTTCAGGTCTACGATATCAGTTTTTAGGCAGAGGCCTACGTTGCAAACTCAAGAAATGATGAACCACTCTTTGCTGAACAAATCATTGTCGCCAATAAAGAATGAGACGGATCACTTTGACCCTGCTAGTCCGTGGCGACCACCGACTACAAACGAGTTGTTCAGTATTAAACGAATGGTGCAAAGTACGCCGCAACCCCGGCGGATCACATCCACATCTTCGAGTGTAGAATTCAGGCGGATTCACAGGATCTTGGAAAATAACGAGAACAGGGAAAATGTCGAGCCTACCAGAAGCAGTACGAGCCCTGTGAGTAGGCAGGGCGAAAGCAAGGCGGTGAAACCTTTGGGGCTCAGAACATTGAATGCAGAGAATATTCAGGCTGGCCCAAATATATCAAGCGATGCATCCAGACTTGGAGGAACAAGGCCCTTCACCCAATCGTCAAATCGTGCTGAAAACAAAGTGAACACAGGTTTCGGCGACAGACTCTACAAGTCGCCGTCTAAAAATGATAAGGTAATGGTAGGAAGTGGCttgaggagaaaaaatcaaGAGGTTCTTCGATCCGTCACACATGATGACGAGAATTTGCCACTCGGAGAAGATGCGAAATTCTTGAAGCAGTCAAAGCTTAACTCCTTTCTTAACATGGACGAGATGCCCGAAAGCACGACAATAAATACAAGCCACGGCATATTTGGGGATTCCATTGCTACGCCAGCAATCAGTGAACAAACCCTGAAAATTCCACGACCagtcgaaattgaaaattgttttggGTTTGAGGACGATTATTCCAGCACTCGAGTGACCCCTATTAAATTTGACAATAAACAGGACAGAACCCCTGTCAAAAAAGTATTTGAACGTCCCAGGGGTAGAGTCTTGTCTACGGAAAAGGGTTCATCGGTAAAAACGGCCAGGATATCTCTGGGGGAAATTAAGAACACTCTGTACCCGAGAAAAGAGACGAAGATTGATAATGTAGAAACTAAAAATGACAAGGAAAGGAAAACGGAGCTGGACATAAATGCAATCAAAGATTCGAGAAACCAGAAAGCTGACGTGAGGCCAACCGATGCCTCTAATACTGTTAAATTCACTGACACGTTCGATGTACTCTCTGAAAGCGTGCAAGGGCAAGAAACTGACAAATCGCTGGATGCTGAAATTTCGTTGTTTGCAGACATGGAACCCGTTCATTTTACAAAG CCTCCTAGAAGATCCTACGCAAAGAAGAGAGAACGTGTACGTTATTGGTCTTCAGAGGCGGAGGAAGACGACGAATTTGAGAATGACGTTGAGAACCCGACTCgcaagaaaaagaagaggcAGAAATTGACCAAAGTTGCACAGgttgaaaacaagaaaattgaAGAGTGGGTTAAGAGCGTCAACAACACTTTCCGAGAGATAGATGAATTTGACTTGGTAGTCGAGAAAGCACCGTGA